Proteins from a single region of Paenibacillus rhizovicinus:
- a CDS encoding aspartyl-phosphate phosphatase Spo0E family protein codes for MPKARLTHIRRAIERKRKEMHTLSDRFGIQSEIVIRKSQELDGLLNRYDQLGIPVKK; via the coding sequence ATGCCAAAAGCTAGACTCACTCATATTCGCAGAGCTATTGAACGCAAGCGAAAAGAGATGCATACGCTAAGTGATCGGTTCGGGATACAGTCCGAAATTGTCATTCGAAAATCCCAAGAACTCGATGGATTATTGAATCGATATGATCAACTGGGGATTCCAGTAAAAAAGTAA
- a CDS encoding glycoside hydrolase family 44 protein, with product MKWKWMVTVAAASLLLNLTGWPLTAVRADNSVDNDNAYKVKPIELTVSAQTGRHAISPDIYGINHYSIDDNLRDEFPIPVVREGGNHTETYNWLVDSSNKGTDQFFIGGNGTDHPTPGGEYDNIVAANKSHGSKSIVTVPITGYVNKYSQYNCSYPSSLYPKQGVAFGWTDFFPFITDMNGDKCGSGLDPDQDGQQLADVDPLRNYIKVDPAWMRDWIEHLRATHGTASDGGVKYYQLDNEPESWNYLHHDIHPEGTGFDELVKLNTDYAAMIKDVDPGAKVLGAGNCCMWSFYDMGGPATDNQQSHGGKAWYPYYLQQMRKAETEHGRRLIDYLDFHYYPNGSNLLTWTSPDPGDPETQTRRLISTRSMWDPTFTDPSGFGEAFGKLDIIPRMRGWINTYYPGTKLSMTEYSFGALGSLNGALAQADLLGIFGREGLDMATLWGPPKATDPGAFAFKMYRNYDGKGSQYGDTWVESWSEDQDKLAVYGAQRQSDGALTVMVINKTGDDLKSTLKINDFKVNSKNAKVYTYSGANLSQIVRQQDQEVAGVNIKRSFPANSVTLIVLSGHTVGKEKCGSGLPGRGIQTGPVPAINNQTE from the coding sequence ATGAAGTGGAAATGGATGGTTACGGTAGCGGCGGCGTCTCTATTGCTGAATCTGACCGGCTGGCCGCTGACGGCTGTTAGAGCGGACAATTCGGTCGATAATGACAATGCCTACAAGGTTAAGCCAATAGAACTGACGGTAAGTGCGCAAACGGGACGCCATGCGATTAGTCCTGATATTTACGGCATTAATCATTACTCCATCGATGATAATCTGCGAGATGAATTTCCGATCCCGGTGGTCCGCGAAGGCGGCAATCATACGGAAACGTATAATTGGCTGGTTGATTCGTCGAATAAGGGTACCGACCAATTTTTCATTGGCGGGAATGGAACCGACCATCCGACTCCAGGCGGCGAATACGACAATATCGTAGCTGCTAATAAAAGCCACGGATCCAAGAGCATCGTTACGGTACCGATTACCGGTTATGTAAACAAATACAGCCAGTACAACTGCTCTTATCCGTCGTCCCTGTATCCAAAACAGGGAGTGGCATTCGGCTGGACAGACTTTTTCCCTTTTATTACCGATATGAACGGGGATAAGTGCGGAAGCGGACTGGATCCTGACCAAGATGGACAACAGTTGGCTGACGTGGATCCGCTGCGAAATTACATCAAGGTAGACCCGGCTTGGATGCGTGATTGGATCGAGCATTTGAGAGCAACGCATGGCACGGCCTCAGATGGCGGTGTGAAATACTACCAGCTGGACAATGAGCCGGAGAGTTGGAACTATCTGCATCATGACATCCACCCGGAAGGTACAGGCTTCGACGAGCTGGTTAAGCTGAATACCGACTACGCAGCGATGATCAAGGATGTGGATCCGGGGGCGAAGGTGCTCGGTGCCGGCAATTGCTGCATGTGGTCGTTTTATGATATGGGTGGTCCGGCTACCGACAACCAACAAAGTCATGGCGGTAAAGCGTGGTATCCGTATTATCTTCAGCAGATGCGAAAGGCTGAGACGGAGCACGGACGACGGCTGATCGATTATCTGGACTTTCATTATTATCCCAATGGTTCGAACTTACTTACATGGACGTCTCCCGATCCGGGCGACCCCGAGACACAGACGAGGCGCCTTATCTCAACACGGTCCATGTGGGATCCTACCTTCACTGATCCAAGCGGCTTCGGAGAAGCATTTGGAAAGCTGGATATTATTCCCCGCATGAGGGGTTGGATCAATACGTATTATCCCGGTACGAAGCTTTCGATGACCGAATATAGCTTCGGGGCCTTGGGCTCCTTGAATGGAGCGTTGGCACAAGCGGATCTCCTGGGTATTTTCGGGAGGGAAGGATTGGATATGGCAACGCTATGGGGGCCGCCCAAGGCGACGGATCCGGGCGCATTTGCATTCAAGATGTACCGGAACTACGACGGCAAAGGCTCGCAATACGGCGACACCTGGGTAGAATCATGGAGCGAGGACCAAGACAAGCTGGCCGTGTACGGTGCCCAGCGGCAGTCCGACGGTGCACTCACGGTTATGGTTATTAACAAGACGGGTGATGATCTGAAAAGCACGTTAAAGATCAATGATTTCAAGGTGAACAGCAAGAATGCTAAAGTATACACCTATAGCGGAGCGAACCTGTCGCAGATCGTACGTCAACAGGACCAAGAAGTTGCTGGAGTCAATATCAAACGCAGCTTCCCGGCTAATTCCGTTACACTGATCGTGCTGAGCGGTCACACAGTGGGCAAGGAGAAGTGCGGTTCGGGACTTCCTGGACGCGGCATTCAGACAGGGCCGGTGCCTGCAATCAACAATCAGACTGAATAA
- a CDS encoding response regulator transcription factor, which yields MIVDDEPMIKKSLTKIIDSSGEFIVCGEAEDGKEALELVQRLNPHLLFTDIYMPVMDGMELIEAVRVSGYQTEIVVLSGFAEFDYAKRMLPHRIAEYLLKPVNPYDVMRLLTWLADTFKTREVKEAFNETWLWRCRTDGRRIAEKLWRLDESGYLQLLGEICADMNKLALTGAEYKTYGEQLLAVIAGELAEISGGNNKRPAISLRLSAVQNEELQAEMKQNLVRAAEELRNLRKWNQQYSIRQAISYMDNHYSDPELSLERTAEAARISPSYLSRFFKETTGVTFIHYLSRLRLEKAAEMLRTTLLKTHEIAALAGYMDYPHFSKTFKKMYGVSPVEYRKL from the coding sequence GTGATCGTCGACGACGAACCGATGATCAAGAAAAGCTTGACTAAAATCATAGACAGCAGCGGAGAGTTCATCGTTTGCGGTGAAGCCGAAGACGGAAAAGAGGCGCTGGAACTTGTACAAAGGCTTAACCCTCATCTTTTGTTTACAGATATCTACATGCCTGTTATGGATGGCATGGAATTGATCGAAGCCGTTCGGGTTAGCGGTTATCAGACCGAAATCGTCGTCTTGTCGGGGTTTGCAGAATTCGATTACGCGAAGCGCATGCTGCCGCACCGCATCGCCGAGTATTTGCTGAAGCCGGTTAACCCCTACGATGTGATGCGGCTTCTGACATGGCTTGCCGACACCTTTAAGACAAGAGAGGTGAAGGAGGCTTTCAACGAAACGTGGTTATGGCGATGCCGCACGGACGGCCGCAGAATTGCCGAAAAGCTCTGGCGTCTTGATGAGAGCGGATATCTTCAGCTACTAGGGGAAATCTGCGCCGATATGAATAAGCTGGCTCTGACAGGTGCGGAATACAAGACGTATGGGGAGCAACTGCTGGCCGTTATTGCCGGAGAGTTAGCTGAGATCAGCGGAGGAAACAACAAACGACCGGCCATCAGTTTACGGCTATCCGCGGTTCAGAACGAAGAACTGCAGGCGGAAATGAAACAAAATTTAGTACGCGCCGCTGAGGAACTCCGAAATCTGAGAAAATGGAATCAGCAATATTCCATCCGTCAGGCCATCTCCTATATGGACAACCATTATAGCGATCCCGAACTCTCGCTTGAGCGTACGGCGGAAGCTGCTCGCATATCTCCATCCTATTTAAGCCGCTTCTTCAAGGAAACGACGGGCGTAACATTTATTCATTACTTGTCGCGACTGCGGCTGGAAAAAGCTGCGGAGATGCTGCGAACCACGTTATTGAAAACGCACGAAATAGCCGCTTTAGCCGGATATATGGATTATCCCCATTTTTCCAAGACTTTCAAAAAAATGTATGGCGTTTCCCCTGTTGAGTATCGAAAACTGTAA
- a CDS encoding toprim domain-containing protein: MKLRRTKHDGWYEIQSQCPICGHKGWCRINREQTIVHCMRVPSDDHFDSVIGRQFRHYLDPNAVPKTKVEIEVNKVVDKKPDYHLNRVYRALLKELPLSPMHYSHLLNDRLMEENVVQIREYRTMPVQERYKVAKSVISRLSDSSDLLGVPGFFCQEGKYGAYWTMAGGTGLMIPFRTISNEITGWQIRVDNPPLELDMKGAIKGEILEELPRDESGKRRAKCSLKVQDKTLIVELTEKDKKVCMSSASGQFVFSVELKQGQRYWWWSSGSKDNGASIGGPLPVHLALPSPCLKYWTVGDTADAIFDCSEVWVTEGPLKADKAADGLLKPVFGIPGAGAFSLLLEPLKALGCKHIIFAYDADVVNTPEVEMALGQCVEFFARETDMKLSLAMWDISLGKGIDDLLDNGYLPQVSTLLE; the protein is encoded by the coding sequence ATGAAGCTTCGCAGAACAAAGCACGACGGGTGGTACGAGATCCAGTCTCAATGTCCAATTTGTGGACATAAAGGCTGGTGCCGGATAAACCGAGAGCAAACGATCGTTCATTGCATGAGGGTGCCGAGCGATGACCATTTTGATTCAGTTATTGGCCGGCAATTCCGGCATTACCTAGATCCCAACGCCGTTCCGAAGACGAAGGTCGAGATTGAAGTAAACAAGGTTGTCGATAAGAAGCCTGATTACCATCTCAATCGCGTTTATCGTGCCTTGTTGAAGGAGCTCCCGTTATCCCCCATGCATTACTCGCATCTGCTAAATGATCGGTTAATGGAAGAGAATGTCGTTCAGATTCGCGAGTATCGAACGATGCCCGTCCAAGAACGTTACAAAGTCGCAAAGAGCGTCATTAGCCGACTGAGCGATAGCAGCGATCTACTAGGAGTTCCGGGCTTCTTCTGTCAAGAAGGGAAGTACGGGGCCTACTGGACGATGGCGGGCGGAACGGGTCTTATGATTCCGTTCCGCACCATCTCGAATGAAATTACGGGTTGGCAGATCAGGGTGGATAATCCGCCCCTCGAGTTGGATATGAAGGGTGCGATAAAGGGAGAAATTCTGGAGGAACTTCCGCGAGATGAAAGCGGGAAGCGTCGGGCTAAGTGCTCACTCAAAGTCCAAGACAAGACGTTGATTGTCGAGCTGACCGAGAAGGATAAAAAAGTGTGCATGTCTTCAGCTTCCGGTCAATTTGTCTTTAGCGTTGAACTCAAACAGGGGCAACGGTATTGGTGGTGGAGCAGCGGCTCAAAGGATAACGGCGCGTCAATTGGCGGCCCGCTTCCGGTACACCTGGCGTTGCCAAGTCCATGTTTGAAGTACTGGACAGTCGGCGATACCGCGGATGCTATTTTCGATTGTTCGGAAGTTTGGGTTACAGAGGGACCACTCAAAGCCGACAAGGCTGCGGATGGTTTGCTGAAGCCAGTCTTTGGTATTCCGGGTGCTGGTGCCTTCTCTCTCTTACTTGAACCGCTGAAGGCACTAGGCTGCAAGCACATCATTTTTGCTTATGATGCAGATGTCGTTAATACGCCGGAAGTTGAGATGGCCCTTGGGCAGTGCGTCGAGTTTTTTGCCAGAGAGACCGACATGAAACTCAGCCTTGCCATGTGGGACATTTCGCTCGGGAAGGGCATTGACGACTTGCTGGATAATGGATACCTCCCGCAGGTGTCTACGCTTCTTGAATAG
- a CDS encoding LPD1 domain-containing protein, with amino-acid sequence MGANQLSLFDYFPGMFSGTAAPAVLTAVIMASEAAAPDTGRKQYSYDVGEELKGARKHLASLLKFSTEWYAELEKDPTQAFEAICRDELLGAFPIQEYRERGFSSEVAYAIKQIWDRVCQRPEDNTLAREHFVKGIAELKQVFSEAYAEAEFRSAFETLQADIKKATWSKHEHLLLKDPTVANYAFWLSLGDRFNRTFLSGGRGKEAAYRSIFDKAFSSEEGQDWTWTEPKARSSVKGSSKERWERRVPKEVIRLSQEPSGVEKPEDLMTHYGYRGIQFGNWMEDAAGRYHVLCSGNAHADLAAILNIPRHSISFYGALGLAFGSRGTGKASAHFEPFRNVINLTKMNGGGALCHEWAHALDFNLNSWSHGFANGMMAPLSACEAKLNDSLAANSIKAAFARLMEQIKKGNGTIRHSVPSELPPLDGRYGTEINRKLERAEYDVSKALMSLKGLYRIRSKKKWIDLGMYYCHLLKEAGREVPSEFFIPTDFSAFFLDAKERGEYWRRDHELFARAFEAWIEDELVERGMTNSYLVSGTRCEGPYPQGSERIAVNAAFREWWRVLLASGVLQDEQTWSRG; translated from the coding sequence ATGGGAGCTAATCAATTGTCACTATTCGACTATTTTCCGGGGATGTTTTCCGGTACCGCGGCGCCTGCAGTGCTCACTGCCGTGATTATGGCCAGTGAAGCTGCAGCACCAGATACTGGTCGCAAGCAATATTCGTACGATGTCGGGGAAGAGCTCAAAGGAGCTCGCAAGCATCTCGCATCATTACTTAAATTCTCTACCGAATGGTACGCGGAGCTAGAGAAGGATCCTACGCAGGCCTTCGAGGCTATCTGCAGGGATGAGCTGCTTGGTGCTTTTCCGATACAGGAATATCGCGAGAGAGGATTTTCTTCCGAAGTGGCCTATGCCATTAAGCAAATATGGGATCGTGTATGCCAACGCCCGGAAGACAATACCTTAGCCCGCGAGCACTTCGTTAAAGGGATTGCAGAACTGAAGCAGGTCTTCTCCGAAGCGTATGCCGAAGCGGAGTTCAGAAGCGCCTTTGAAACGCTTCAGGCGGACATTAAGAAGGCAACTTGGTCGAAGCATGAGCATTTGTTGCTCAAGGATCCAACCGTCGCCAACTATGCTTTTTGGTTATCGCTTGGGGATCGGTTTAATCGGACGTTCCTCTCTGGTGGTCGCGGGAAAGAAGCAGCCTACAGAAGCATTTTCGATAAAGCTTTCTCTTCGGAGGAAGGGCAAGACTGGACATGGACAGAGCCCAAGGCCCGTTCCTCTGTTAAGGGCTCGTCGAAAGAGCGGTGGGAACGCCGAGTGCCGAAGGAAGTCATTCGTCTCTCTCAGGAGCCTTCTGGGGTTGAGAAGCCGGAAGACTTAATGACGCATTACGGATACCGAGGTATTCAGTTCGGGAATTGGATGGAAGATGCAGCCGGTCGCTATCATGTCCTGTGTAGCGGGAATGCTCACGCAGACCTTGCAGCAATCTTGAACATCCCACGTCATTCTATCAGTTTCTACGGCGCGTTAGGGCTTGCTTTCGGCTCGCGCGGCACTGGCAAGGCAAGTGCCCATTTTGAGCCATTTCGGAACGTAATTAACCTGACGAAGATGAATGGCGGTGGGGCACTTTGCCATGAATGGGCGCATGCGCTGGATTTCAATCTAAATTCTTGGTCGCATGGATTCGCTAATGGAATGATGGCTCCCTTATCCGCCTGCGAGGCGAAGTTAAATGATTCTCTCGCGGCGAATTCTATCAAGGCCGCGTTTGCTCGACTTATGGAGCAAATCAAGAAAGGTAATGGGACAATCCGTCATTCTGTTCCTAGCGAATTACCACCACTCGACGGGAGATACGGCACCGAAATCAACCGGAAGCTTGAGCGTGCTGAATACGATGTGTCCAAAGCGCTTATGTCACTTAAAGGGCTCTACCGGATCCGTAGCAAAAAGAAATGGATCGATCTCGGTATGTATTACTGCCACCTGCTGAAAGAGGCTGGTAGGGAAGTACCATCTGAATTTTTCATTCCAACCGACTTTAGCGCATTTTTTCTTGACGCAAAGGAGCGCGGCGAATACTGGCGTCGCGATCACGAGCTCTTTGCTCGCGCATTCGAAGCTTGGATAGAGGACGAGCTTGTCGAGCGGGGAATGACGAACAGTTACCTGGTCAGCGGTACCCGCTGCGAAGGTCCATACCCTCAAGGTTCAGAGCGAATTGCTGTTAACGCTGCATTTCGTGAATGGTGGAGGGTACTGCTTGCCTCCGGCGTATTGCAGGACGAGCAGACATGGAGTAGAGGATAA
- a CDS encoding sensor histidine kinase, protein MTYERLIYRMSIRTKLFLMLLFFLCLPSFVFGFLWFEKSTKTLEDNAIQYSETLNNQVNDRMEIYFQEIRRITLPLISNPLTQKMISAGPSADNYDRYSLALPLQDELFPSILLGRSDILSLSIVSDSGLVASNLSVLSAKERFPAYDRRIKENGDYQLMGFTRVYGVPVLTLAMKFYDTITYRNSGIVIIDIKLSEIAGLSRGVKLGSSGYIRITDSDGQIIYDPDSSKWGTYISAKLLHKFDTKLKGGFTEHTSRGKLLINYLHSNITGLNIYSQVPIRELVGGLIYFRSITAGISLMLIVLALFLLGWFSLSLTKRIIALQRLMKRAELGDFSVYASYGGSFHELDSLHHSFNAMISEIRRLVEVVHKSELKEKEMQIVHRESMYRSMQAQINPHFLYNTLELINSYAIVEGVMPISKMASALAHIFRYSIGNSGREVALTEELNYIETYFTILTERYPHFSNEVHVGDQDAPKVRALRLMIQPIVENAFKHGYENHKLRPTYIGIRGIPEGDAYVLEIRDRGGGMEDARKNKINEALMLTWDREVNADGITQMDSIGLWNVHSRLRLTFGAAYGIEIAESNTTGTVIKMRLPYASELPSEAG, encoded by the coding sequence GTGACTTACGAACGCTTAATTTACCGCATGTCCATCCGAACCAAGTTGTTTCTGATGTTGCTCTTCTTTCTTTGTCTCCCGTCATTCGTTTTTGGTTTTCTCTGGTTTGAGAAGTCCACCAAGACGTTGGAGGATAATGCGATCCAATATAGCGAAACGTTAAACAATCAGGTGAATGACAGAATGGAAATTTACTTTCAGGAAATTAGGCGGATAACGCTCCCCCTGATCTCCAACCCGTTGACCCAAAAAATGATCTCGGCGGGTCCCAGTGCTGATAATTATGATAGATACAGCTTGGCCTTACCGTTACAGGACGAACTGTTCCCTTCAATCTTACTGGGACGGTCTGATATTCTCTCCCTGTCCATTGTATCCGACAGCGGACTTGTCGCTTCCAATCTCAGTGTGCTGTCCGCCAAAGAGCGTTTCCCGGCATACGATAGGCGAATTAAAGAGAATGGCGACTACCAGCTGATGGGCTTTACCCGTGTTTATGGCGTTCCGGTCCTGACGCTGGCCATGAAGTTCTACGATACTATTACGTACCGCAATAGCGGTATTGTGATTATAGACATCAAACTGTCTGAGATAGCGGGATTAAGCAGAGGCGTGAAACTTGGAAGTTCAGGATATATCCGGATCACAGATTCGGACGGTCAAATCATCTATGATCCCGATTCGTCCAAATGGGGAACCTATATTTCCGCCAAGCTGCTGCATAAGTTCGATACAAAGCTAAAAGGCGGTTTTACGGAGCATACGTCAAGAGGGAAGCTTCTGATCAATTATCTTCATTCGAATATTACGGGACTTAATATCTATTCTCAAGTGCCGATTCGCGAACTTGTCGGAGGACTTATCTATTTCCGATCGATAACCGCAGGCATAAGTTTGATGCTGATTGTGTTAGCGCTTTTCTTATTGGGATGGTTCTCATTATCGCTGACCAAAAGGATTATTGCACTGCAGAGGCTAATGAAACGGGCTGAATTGGGCGATTTCAGTGTATACGCTTCTTATGGGGGAAGCTTCCATGAGCTGGATAGTCTTCATCACAGCTTCAATGCGATGATCAGCGAAATCAGACGGCTGGTTGAAGTCGTGCATAAATCCGAGCTCAAAGAGAAAGAAATGCAAATCGTTCATCGTGAGTCCATGTACCGATCGATGCAAGCTCAGATCAATCCGCATTTTCTGTACAACACGCTGGAGCTGATCAACTCGTACGCAATTGTGGAAGGGGTCATGCCAATCAGCAAAATGGCCTCGGCACTCGCCCACATTTTTCGATATAGTATCGGAAATTCAGGGAGAGAGGTGGCGCTTACTGAAGAGCTGAACTATATAGAAACCTATTTCACGATCCTAACTGAGCGTTATCCTCATTTCTCGAATGAAGTACATGTCGGAGATCAGGATGCTCCAAAGGTGCGTGCGCTCCGGCTGATGATCCAGCCCATTGTAGAGAATGCGTTTAAACATGGCTACGAGAATCACAAGTTGAGGCCGACCTACATTGGCATTCGCGGCATTCCCGAGGGTGACGCTTATGTGCTGGAAATTCGTGATCGCGGGGGGGGCATGGAAGACGCGCGTAAAAATAAGATCAACGAGGCGTTGATGCTTACCTGGGATCGTGAAGTGAACGCGGATGGCATAACGCAGATGGATTCAATCGGCTTATGGAACGTACACAGCAGATTGCGGCTAACTTTCGGCGCGGCATACGGCATTGAAATTGCAGAATCAAACACAACCGGAACTGTTATCAAGATGCGGCTGCCGTATGCGTCCGAATTGCCATCGGAGGCAGGATAA
- a CDS encoding helix-turn-helix domain-containing protein → MHEKTQIEFADQIGVSQGTLSEIEQNKYNPSVEVILRIHDKYETDIEWLLTGRARADLDHKKEFSITGYEFDILQQLRKLSQLDREEVEEIIMLKLKWKAK, encoded by the coding sequence TTGCATGAAAAAACTCAAATTGAGTTTGCGGATCAGATTGGGGTTTCACAAGGGACTTTAAGCGAAATTGAGCAGAATAAATATAATCCCTCCGTTGAAGTGATCTTGAGGATTCATGATAAATACGAAACCGATATTGAATGGTTGTTAACTGGAAGGGCACGGGCAGACTTAGATCACAAAAAAGAGTTCTCAATTACAGGATATGAATTTGATATTTTGCAACAGTTGCGTAAGTTATCACAATTAGATAGAGAAGAGGTTGAAGAAATCATAATGCTTAAACTGAAATGGAAGGCTAAGTGA
- a CDS encoding helix-turn-helix domain-containing protein, which produces MSENKNLKEGSARLLYYRERPTGNRTPKTRMVKGKPQAYFEEELERIYFNEEDIRKFSLDKHGQNVPYVDGHVTMINNYMFDYWGYILGAEAIALYAHLMRYCYGQKDFCWPNLELISYKMKMSRNTVKKYLGILEEHGFVYHFNVQNADLNNTNESPLFKVRKRVPLLTQELCDQLPKVLQIDHEKYLNKLLTTCEHELDLDPSVDYSTLYGNLIEKGKVQRKAKQLSLFEIDKQSALKRRILEEEQTEEDKIRWQDFLSEMLKKISRPSYDNWFANTFAIKRDGILTIYTPHKMVTDWLSDRYIVKIKDIIHPIDETIEGVEIETLEVIT; this is translated from the coding sequence ATGTCAGAAAATAAAAATTTGAAGGAAGGATCAGCTCGTCTCCTCTACTATCGAGAACGTCCAACGGGAAACCGAACACCGAAGACACGGATGGTTAAGGGTAAGCCGCAAGCTTACTTCGAAGAAGAGCTAGAGCGGATCTATTTCAACGAAGAAGATATACGGAAGTTTTCGCTGGACAAGCATGGTCAGAATGTCCCTTACGTGGATGGCCACGTGACAATGATCAATAATTATATGTTCGATTACTGGGGATACATCCTTGGAGCAGAGGCGATCGCGCTCTATGCTCACCTGATGCGATACTGCTATGGGCAAAAGGATTTCTGTTGGCCTAATCTTGAGCTGATTTCTTACAAAATGAAAATGAGCCGCAATACGGTTAAGAAATATCTCGGCATCCTCGAGGAACATGGTTTTGTTTACCATTTCAACGTGCAAAATGCCGATTTGAACAATACCAATGAAAGCCCGCTGTTCAAGGTTCGGAAGCGGGTACCGCTCCTCACCCAAGAATTATGTGACCAGCTTCCTAAAGTGCTTCAGATCGATCACGAGAAATACCTGAATAAGCTGTTAACGACATGCGAACACGAGCTCGACCTTGATCCGAGCGTGGATTATAGCACTCTTTACGGTAATCTCATTGAAAAAGGGAAAGTACAGCGCAAAGCAAAGCAGCTCTCCTTGTTCGAGATCGATAAGCAATCAGCTTTAAAACGTCGGATCCTGGAAGAGGAACAAACGGAAGAGGACAAGATACGCTGGCAAGATTTCTTATCGGAAATGCTGAAAAAAATATCAAGGCCATCTTATGACAACTGGTTTGCTAATACATTTGCAATTAAACGGGATGGTATCCTGACGATTTACACCCCTCACAAGATGGTTACGGATTGGTTATCTGACAGATACATAGTAAAAATCAAAGATATCATTCATCCAATCGATGAAACAATCGAAGGCGTTGAAATTGAAACACTAGAAGTGATCACGTAG